One genomic region from Marinobacter szutsaonensis encodes:
- a CDS encoding sigma-54 dependent transcriptional regulator, whose translation MSKNNKVLVLSEDELRQHDIVTILEFVGEEQVIAGDEALALLADAGEPQREEVSVALVSGDGNRAGETLARVCEALPGVPILLVNGTEPSGLSDQCASHIIARLEWPLNYAKFVDSLYRAQIYRDQADRSRQERGHLRGLQLFRSLVGTSRKIQHVHHLMEQVADMDVTVLITGESGTGKEVVARNLHFHSSRRDHPFVPLSCKAIPAELLESELFGHEKGAFPGAISARAGRLELADGGTLYLDEIDALPLPLQVKLLRVLQDRTFERMGSHRSENVDVRIIAATDRSLEDMIEAGEFREDLFYSLNVFPIEMPALRERVEDIPLLINELISRMEKEKRGSLRLNSAAIMSLCRHGWPGNIRELANLIERLAIMHPYGVIGVQELPKKFRYVDDYDENRPVEDSGMPSGVPGLVGLDAPALLPVNGIDLKEYLSNLEKQLIQQALDEAGGVVARAAEKLRIRRTTLVEKVRKYGLREESAES comes from the coding sequence ATGTCTAAAAATAACAAAGTGCTGGTGCTCAGTGAGGACGAACTGAGGCAGCACGATATCGTCACTATCCTCGAATTTGTCGGCGAAGAGCAGGTAATAGCCGGTGACGAAGCTTTGGCGCTGCTGGCCGATGCCGGTGAACCTCAGCGAGAAGAAGTGAGTGTCGCCCTGGTGAGTGGTGACGGCAACCGCGCCGGCGAAACTCTTGCCAGAGTGTGCGAAGCGCTGCCGGGAGTGCCGATTCTACTGGTGAACGGTACCGAACCCTCCGGGCTGTCCGACCAATGCGCCAGCCACATCATTGCCCGCCTCGAATGGCCCCTGAATTACGCCAAGTTTGTCGATTCCCTTTACCGGGCACAGATCTACCGGGACCAGGCTGACCGCAGCCGGCAGGAGCGGGGGCATTTGCGTGGTTTGCAGCTATTTCGCAGTCTGGTCGGCACCAGTCGCAAGATCCAGCATGTGCACCACCTGATGGAGCAGGTGGCGGACATGGACGTGACGGTACTAATCACTGGTGAATCCGGCACCGGCAAGGAAGTGGTCGCCCGCAACCTGCATTTCCATTCCTCCCGGCGGGATCACCCGTTTGTGCCGCTCAGTTGCAAGGCAATCCCGGCCGAGTTGCTGGAGAGCGAGCTGTTCGGCCATGAAAAAGGAGCGTTCCCGGGCGCGATTTCCGCCAGGGCGGGGCGGTTGGAGCTGGCCGATGGTGGCACCCTGTACCTGGATGAAATTGACGCGCTTCCGCTACCTCTGCAGGTGAAGCTGCTGCGGGTTCTACAGGACCGCACTTTCGAGCGCATGGGTAGCCATCGTAGTGAAAATGTCGATGTCCGGATCATTGCTGCCACCGACCGGAGCCTTGAGGACATGATCGAGGCCGGAGAATTCCGGGAAGACCTCTTTTACAGCCTGAACGTCTTTCCCATCGAGATGCCCGCCCTTCGTGAACGGGTGGAGGATATTCCGCTGCTCATCAACGAACTGATTTCCCGCATGGAGAAGGAAAAACGGGGTTCGTTGCGCCTGAACTCGGCTGCGATCATGAGTCTGTGCCGTCATGGCTGGCCCGGAAACATCCGCGAACTGGCAAATCTGATCGAGCGGCTGGCGATCATGCACCCCTACGGAGTAATCGGGGTGCAGGAATTGCCGAAGAAATTCCGCTACGTTGACGATTATGACGAGAACCGGCCGGTTGAGGACTCCGGTATGCCCTCCGGTGTACCCGGACTGGTGGGGCTGGATGCTCCGGCACTGCTGCCGGTGAATGGCATTGATCTCAAGGAGTACCTTTCCAACCTCGAGAAACAGCTGATCCAGCAGGCGCTGGATGAGGCGGGCGGCGTGGTGGCCCGGGCCGCGGAAAAGCTCCGCATTCGCCGGACGACGCTGGTGGAGAAGGTACGCAAGTACGGACTGCGGGAAGAGTCGGCCGAATCCTGA
- a CDS encoding DUF1329 domain-containing protein has product MRSHIVAGAAAVLFGLSGQALAKVSPAEAERLGSELTPVGAERSANSSGTIPEWTGGLSTPPAGWRRGEVEVTPFPDDKPLFVITRDNLDLYRDHLSDGHIGMIEQYGPDFFMPVYQSRRTAAFPEHVYEKSVENAASAELLDNGNGVRDTIMTSPFPIPRNGLEVIWNHILRYRGTEISFRSASATPQTDGSYNPVVNEYDYFFAYSRKGAELEEIDNKIFYLKTNTISPSSLAGTITLVHETLDQIRSPRLAWRYDSGSRRLRRSPNLAYETDLPNSSSLRSVDQKDMYNGAPNQYDWTLKGKREMYVPYNAYKLHGDSVEADDVIRPKHINQKLTRYELHRVWVVEATLRTGISHIYARRVFYVDEDSWQILASEEYDQEGNLWRVSEAHNISYYSEPVFWTTMEMTYDLKAQRYYIDGLDDGFKAYDFAPGFRGNEFTASAARRAARR; this is encoded by the coding sequence ATGCGAAGCCACATTGTCGCGGGTGCAGCGGCGGTACTGTTCGGATTGTCCGGGCAGGCACTGGCCAAGGTGAGTCCGGCGGAAGCCGAAAGGCTTGGAAGCGAGCTGACTCCGGTGGGTGCCGAACGCAGCGCCAATTCGTCAGGTACCATCCCTGAGTGGACCGGGGGGCTGAGCACGCCACCGGCAGGTTGGCGCCGGGGAGAGGTCGAGGTAACTCCGTTTCCCGACGATAAACCCTTGTTTGTCATTACTCGGGACAATCTGGATCTCTACCGGGACCACTTGTCCGACGGGCACATCGGGATGATCGAGCAATACGGCCCGGATTTCTTCATGCCGGTTTACCAGAGCCGTCGTACTGCAGCCTTCCCGGAGCATGTGTACGAGAAGTCTGTCGAGAATGCCGCCAGCGCCGAGCTGTTGGATAACGGCAATGGGGTGCGCGACACCATCATGACCAGCCCGTTCCCAATCCCCCGTAATGGCCTGGAGGTGATCTGGAACCATATCCTTCGTTACCGGGGCACCGAAATCTCCTTCCGCAGTGCTTCCGCAACGCCCCAGACCGACGGTTCCTACAACCCGGTGGTCAATGAGTACGATTACTTCTTCGCCTACAGTCGCAAAGGTGCGGAACTGGAAGAAATAGACAACAAGATTTTCTATCTCAAAACCAACACCATTTCGCCTTCATCTCTCGCGGGGACAATTACACTGGTCCACGAAACCCTGGACCAGATTCGTTCCCCGCGCCTGGCCTGGCGCTACGACTCCGGCTCCCGCCGGCTGCGTCGCTCTCCCAACCTGGCCTATGAAACGGACTTGCCGAATTCGTCATCATTGCGTTCGGTTGACCAGAAGGACATGTACAACGGAGCGCCCAACCAGTACGACTGGACCCTGAAAGGCAAGCGTGAGATGTACGTGCCCTACAATGCCTACAAGCTGCACGGCGATTCCGTCGAGGCTGACGACGTCATTCGCCCGAAGCACATCAACCAGAAACTGACCCGTTATGAACTGCATCGGGTGTGGGTGGTCGAGGCTACGCTGCGCACCGGCATCAGTCACATCTACGCCCGCCGGGTGTTCTACGTGGACGAGGACAGCTGGCAGATCCTGGCGTCCGAGGAATATGATCAGGAAGGTAACCTGTGGCGGGTGTCCGAGGCCCACAACATCAGCTACTACAGCGAGCCGGTGTTCTGGACCACCATGGAAATGACCTATGACCTGAAGGCCCAGCGTTATTACATCGACGGCCTGGATGATGGGTTCAAGGCTTATGACTTTGCGCCCGGCTTCCGCGGTAACGAATTCACCGCCTCCGCGGCCCGCCGGGCTGCACGCCGGTGA
- a CDS encoding STAS domain-containing protein encodes MPIQTSLAEDGKTLVIRIEGRFDFSTHQAFRDSYEHAGPKVTNYVVDLSDTTYLDSSALGMLLLLRDHAGGDSARISIENCNSDVRRILSISNFEQLFAIK; translated from the coding sequence ATGCCGATACAGACGAGCCTCGCCGAGGACGGCAAAACGTTGGTTATCCGGATTGAAGGGCGCTTTGACTTCAGCACGCATCAGGCGTTCCGGGATTCCTACGAGCATGCCGGCCCCAAGGTGACCAACTACGTTGTCGACCTGTCGGACACCACCTACCTCGACAGTTCTGCCCTGGGCATGCTGCTTCTGCTGCGCGACCACGCCGGTGGCGACAGTGCCCGGATCTCGATCGAGAATTGCAACAGTGATGTCCGCCGCATTCTCTCCATCTCCAATTTCGAGCAGCTTTTTGCCATCAAGTGA